A section of the Citrus sinensis cultivar Valencia sweet orange chromosome 8, DVS_A1.0, whole genome shotgun sequence genome encodes:
- the LOC102626938 gene encoding LOW QUALITY PROTEIN: transcription factor FER-LIKE IRON DEFICIENCY-INDUCED TRANSCRIPTION FACTOR (The sequence of the model RefSeq protein was modified relative to this genomic sequence to represent the inferred CDS: inserted 2 bases in 1 codon; deleted 2 bases in 1 codon) — protein MDASAYPMMQNKDFELHDFIDDPNIDQFIDLIQGENEILEPSFGCTFVSECIVDNQIGSTGEDMFGFNGQVLVSNLAFVHNSSLSGLNGDANGGVQEEDNDGDDSSGRARTTTTKCTKKPKVDRSRTLISERRRRGKMKEKLYALRALVPNITKMDKASIVGDXVLYVQDLQMKAKKLKTEIADLEASLTGAERQDQESTGNTKKTRVRSKKNPTCKKIMQMGVFQVEKRGFYVRLVCSKGEGVAVSLYQALESLTSFSIQNSNLTTVSEKFVLTFTSSVRGSDQNMHLTNMKLWVTKALVNQGFEVLTPSSA, from the exons atggatgcATCTGCATACCCTATGATGCAAAACAAGGACTTTGAATTACATGACTTCATTGATGATCCCAACATTGATCAATTCATTGATCTAATTCAAGGAGAAAATGAAATCCTGGAACCCAGTTTCGGTTGCACGTTCGTTAGTGAATGCATTGTTGATAACCAAATTGGCTCAACCGGAGAAGATATGTTTGGTTTTAATGGGCAGGTA TTGGTGTCTAATCTTGCTTTTGTTCACAACTCATCGCTGTCAGGTTTAAACGGTGATGCGAATGGAGGTGTTCAGGAGGAAGATAATGATGGAGATGATTCTTCAGGCAGAGCGAGAACTACAACTACAAAATGTACCAAGAAACCAAAGGTTGATCGATCGAGAACTTTGATTTCGGAGCGGAGGAGGAGAGGCAAGATGAAGGAGAAACTCTATGCATTGCGTGCTTTGGTTCCTAACATTACTAAG ATGGATAAGGCTTCGATAGTTGGAGA TGTGTTGTATGTTCAGGATCTGCAAATGAAGGCTAAGAAGCTAAAAACTGAGATTGCTGATCTTGAAGCATCCTTAACAGGTGCAGAAAGACAAGATCAAGAATCCACTGGAAACACAAAGAAGACTCGAGTTCGCAGCAAAAAGAATCCTACTTGCAAGAAGATAATGCAG aTGGGTGTGTTTCAAGTGGAGAAACGAGGGTTCTATGTGAGATTGGTATGCAGCAAAGGAGAAGGTGTTGCTGTATCACTTTACCAGGCTCTTGAGTCCCTAACAAGCTTCAGTATTCAAAACTCCAATTTGACTACAGTTTCTGAGAAATTTGTATTAACATTTACATCGAGT GTAAGAGGCAGTGACCAAAACATGCACTTAACGAATATGAAGCTGTGGGTTACTAAAGCCCTTGTGAACCAAGGATTTGAAGTTTTGACACCTTCATCTGCCTAG